In Aerococcus loyolae, a genomic segment contains:
- a CDS encoding 2-keto-3-deoxygluconate permease — translation MLKRIAKIPAGTFLVPMIISMLLISFFPGMYDVFGGTTQAAFQNGTSVVIGFLVFAAGTTLDFKKIGPLLKRHLPMVIFKLILSTLYILAFYWLFGLEGIWGINLLTFACVIYSLNPAVALAIHSEYGDQQFGAVYGIYGILGMSFTPLILLSVLTASGGGSAGIDWNPIISIFIPLIIGALLGNVDPDFADFFSPLIGKLLPFLGWNLGVGMNLMDAVSSGLSGLVMAGLFMVLMLPLILFDKYVTKVNDGVDGVAIWNVAGMSVANPAIIGAALPTAFANQVTSATAIVMMVCIITSLASPALAQKLSKESEVERLERELS, via the coding sequence ATGTTAAAACGAATTGCTAAAATTCCAGCGGGGACTTTCTTAGTACCAATGATTATTTCCATGTTATTGATTTCTTTCTTCCCCGGAATGTATGATGTTTTTGGTGGAACGACGCAGGCGGCTTTCCAGAATGGAACCAGTGTGGTGATTGGCTTCCTGGTTTTTGCGGCGGGAACGACCTTGGACTTTAAGAAAATTGGCCCCCTACTTAAGCGGCACTTACCCATGGTTATTTTCAAATTGATTTTATCGACCCTGTATATTTTGGCTTTCTACTGGCTCTTTGGTCTTGAAGGGATTTGGGGGATTAACCTCTTAACTTTTGCCTGTGTCATCTACTCTTTAAATCCAGCTGTGGCTTTAGCTATCCATAGTGAATATGGTGACCAGCAATTTGGTGCTGTTTATGGCATTTATGGGATCTTGGGAATGTCTTTTACCCCATTAATCCTACTTAGTGTCCTTACCGCGAGTGGGGGAGGTAGCGCCGGTATTGACTGGAACCCAATTATATCGATCTTTATCCCGCTGATTATTGGAGCCCTACTAGGAAATGTTGATCCTGATTTTGCGGATTTCTTCTCACCTCTAATTGGTAAGTTGCTCCCCTTTCTAGGTTGGAATTTAGGGGTGGGAATGAACTTGATGGATGCTGTTTCTTCGGGTTTATCTGGTTTAGTAATGGCAGGGCTCTTTATGGTCTTGATGTTGCCTTTAATTCTATTTGATAAGTATGTGACTAAGGTCAATGATGGCGTAGACGGTGTGGCTATTTGGAATGTAGCGGGGATGTCAGTGGCTAACCCGGCCATTATTGGAGCCGCCTTACCTACTGCTTTTGCCAATCAAGTGACCTCGGCGACCGCCATCGTGATGATGGTATGTATTATTACTTCTCTCGCTTCACCAGCCCTAGCTCAAAAGCTTTCCAAGGAAAGCGAAGTCGAACGCTTAGAGAGAGAACTGTCTTAA
- a CDS encoding dicarboxylate/amino acid:cation symporter, with protein sequence MFDLLALITILLLFLVLRWQAGQGKSFTVRVLTATFLGIGAGLVFAGHTSYVGAIGTIYAHLLKAIVVPVLFFSIISTVSSLGNLKTLTTIGAKTIGVLSLHNVLASVTTIVVALTLGVGRNAHIDLPSNVEVKEVPSLTQAVINFFPQNIIEDAANNRVIPIIVFSLFVGIAILTYQNKAEIKAFTEFIDAGHQVIFKVAALITRFTPYAVLALLTDKVGGLNLASLGSLLLALATLYLVTLFHSSVTTGAIIGLLGRLNPWIYLKRFFSVWMIAFSTQSSVGSVPANVSAQKEMGVPEHIASFTSSIGTTFGMPGCAAAWPVLLAIFTINALGLDFGLVDYLYMVVVALLVSAGTVGVPGTATITATAMFTAIGLPVEMIIVLTPISAVADMARTATNVTASGSTGLLVARFEKVLNLDQYYENEGQKNKAYANS encoded by the coding sequence ATGTTCGATTTATTGGCATTGATTACGATTTTATTATTATTCTTAGTGTTACGCTGGCAGGCGGGTCAGGGAAAATCCTTTACGGTCCGGGTCTTAACGGCGACCTTTTTAGGGATCGGTGCTGGCCTAGTCTTTGCAGGTCATACTAGTTATGTCGGAGCGATTGGGACCATCTATGCCCATTTATTGAAGGCGATTGTGGTACCGGTTCTGTTTTTCTCCATTATTTCCACGGTTTCTTCATTAGGCAACCTAAAAACCTTAACCACAATTGGGGCCAAGACCATTGGCGTGCTTTCCTTGCATAATGTTTTAGCCTCAGTGACCACCATTGTTGTGGCTTTGACCTTAGGGGTAGGGCGTAACGCCCACATTGACCTCCCCAGCAATGTGGAAGTCAAGGAAGTTCCGAGCCTTACTCAAGCGGTGATTAATTTCTTCCCACAAAATATTATTGAAGATGCGGCCAATAATCGGGTGATTCCCATTATCGTCTTTTCCTTATTTGTTGGCATTGCTATTCTTACTTATCAGAACAAGGCAGAAATCAAGGCCTTTACTGAATTTATCGATGCTGGCCACCAAGTGATTTTTAAGGTAGCGGCTTTGATTACCCGCTTTACTCCTTATGCCGTTTTAGCGCTTTTAACGGACAAGGTAGGTGGCTTGAACTTAGCTTCCCTAGGCTCTCTATTATTAGCCTTGGCGACTCTCTACCTGGTCACTCTCTTCCATTCTTCAGTCACAACAGGAGCGATTATTGGCCTCTTGGGACGTCTTAATCCCTGGATTTATTTAAAACGCTTCTTCTCAGTATGGATGATCGCTTTTTCTACCCAAAGTTCAGTAGGCTCGGTTCCTGCTAATGTCAGTGCCCAAAAGGAGATGGGGGTTCCCGAACATATCGCCTCCTTTACTTCCTCTATTGGGACCACCTTTGGCATGCCAGGCTGTGCTGCCGCTTGGCCAGTCCTCTTAGCCATCTTTACCATTAACGCTTTGGGATTGGACTTTGGCTTGGTTGATTATCTTTATATGGTGGTAGTTGCTCTCTTGGTATCAGCAGGGACAGTCGGAGTTCCCGGTACAGCGACCATTACCGCAACCGCTATGTTTACCGCTATTGGCCTCCCGGTAGAAATGATTATTGTATTAACTCCAATTTCAGCCGTTGCCGATATGGCTAGAACCGCAACCAATGTCACCGCTTCAGGGTCGACCGGACTTTTGGTTGCCCGCTTTGAAAAGGTCTTAAACCTTGACCAATATTATGAAAATGAAGGGCAAAAAAATAAGGCTTACGCTAATTCATAA
- a CDS encoding PH domain-containing protein: MAFNLNNLMQGALGNFSQKDQNELNEEYGDFLFKDEEIYSGYQLVRDAIIFTNIRIILVDKQGASGKKTAFRSLYLSHIVDVEMESAGLAFDDSEITITYLNNIYRRPREEDTQSLTFEFPKQTDILPLYRFLGNLVVENRREINQ; encoded by the coding sequence ATGGCTTTTAATTTGAATAACTTAATGCAAGGGGCCCTGGGAAACTTTTCCCAAAAGGATCAAAACGAACTCAACGAGGAATATGGCGATTTTCTCTTTAAAGATGAAGAAATTTATTCTGGCTACCAATTGGTCCGGGACGCTATCATTTTTACTAATATCCGTATTATCTTAGTGGATAAACAAGGCGCTAGCGGGAAGAAAACTGCTTTCCGTTCTCTTTATCTCAGCCATATCGTTGATGTGGAAATGGAGAGTGCCGGGTTGGCCTTTGATGATAGTGAAATTACCATCACTTATCTCAATAACATTTACCGCCGTCCCCGTGAGGAAGACACCCAAAGCTTGACCTTTGAATTTCCTAAGCAGACTGACATCTTGCCGCTCTACCGCTTCTTAGGCAACCTGGTCGTGGAAAACCGACGCGAAATTAACCAATAA
- the brnQ gene encoding branched-chain amino acid transport system II carrier protein, whose protein sequence is MTIKTKDILIIGFALFAIFFGAGNLIFPPYLGIVSGESWLSAALGFLTSDPFFPILGVLVTIYLGGRANDLGKRIHPQFGTVLAGIAIILIGPLFSVPRTGATTHEVFIQSLWPNIPIWLSSLVFFALTAYLALNPSKVINNIGKYLTPGILIILFFLVLVTLFNPPAAAAPSQIDQTFAYGFKEGYQTMDALGASLMASIVMSELRARGYSDKKTQIKAGALVGLVAFVLLAVVYLSLTYAGSTVSSLMGANVDRTASFNGTVTAILGQWGHLIMGICVALACLTTAIGLTSAFSNFFVEVSKGRWSYQAITLVAVAIEFLISLLGTNQIIYLASFVLTTIYPIFMVLILFSVFDRKISYDLTYTGAVIGAGAVGLVQALAGTGLGVLENLFGPLAQFTYQLPLSQLGLEWLLPALLVAGAFSLYAAMKNKESASN, encoded by the coding sequence ATGACAATAAAAACCAAAGACATTTTAATTATCGGCTTTGCCCTCTTTGCGATCTTTTTTGGCGCTGGGAATTTAATCTTTCCTCCTTACCTAGGGATCGTCAGTGGGGAAAGTTGGCTGAGTGCTGCCCTGGGCTTTCTCACCTCTGACCCCTTCTTTCCAATCTTAGGGGTATTAGTTACTATCTACCTGGGCGGTCGGGCCAACGACCTGGGTAAGCGGATCCACCCTCAATTTGGGACTGTACTAGCCGGAATCGCCATTATCTTAATCGGCCCGCTCTTTTCAGTACCTCGGACTGGAGCAACCACCCATGAGGTCTTTATCCAGTCGCTTTGGCCCAATATTCCGATTTGGCTAAGCAGTCTGGTTTTCTTTGCTTTGACCGCTTACCTGGCCTTAAATCCAAGTAAAGTAATCAATAATATCGGTAAATATCTTACCCCCGGAATTCTAATTATTCTCTTTTTCTTAGTCCTGGTTACCCTATTCAATCCGCCAGCAGCTGCAGCTCCCAGTCAAATTGACCAAACCTTCGCCTATGGCTTTAAAGAAGGCTATCAAACCATGGATGCTCTAGGGGCCTCTTTAATGGCTAGCATCGTCATGTCAGAATTAAGGGCTCGCGGCTACAGTGACAAGAAGACACAAATAAAAGCCGGCGCCTTAGTTGGACTGGTTGCCTTTGTTCTCTTAGCTGTGGTTTACCTCTCCCTAACTTACGCAGGTTCAACGGTTTCCAGCTTGATGGGCGCAAATGTTGACCGGACCGCTAGTTTCAACGGCACAGTGACCGCGATCCTAGGGCAATGGGGGCACTTAATTATGGGAATTTGTGTAGCCCTCGCTTGTCTAACCACCGCTATTGGACTCACCTCTGCCTTTAGCAACTTCTTTGTGGAAGTCTCCAAGGGACGCTGGTCCTACCAAGCCATCACCCTGGTAGCTGTCGCCATTGAATTTTTGATTTCTCTCTTAGGAACTAACCAAATCATTTACCTGGCTTCCTTTGTCTTAACTACCATCTATCCTATTTTCATGGTGCTGATCCTCTTCTCCGTCTTTGACAGAAAAATCAGCTACGACCTAACCTATACGGGAGCTGTTATTGGCGCCGGGGCTGTGGGGTTGGTTCAAGCCTTGGCTGGCACTGGCTTAGGCGTGCTCGAAAACCTCTTTGGCCCACTCGCCCAATTCACTTACCAGCTTCCTCTTAGTCAACTGGGTTTAGAATGGCTCTTGCCAGCATTATTAGTCGCTGGCGCCTTCAGTCTCTACGCTGCCATGAAAAATAAAGAGTCAGCAAGCAATTAA
- a CDS encoding DUF554 domain-containing protein, with protein sequence MAITGALVNAGLILLAGVLGRFFGHFIQDDLAKAINQVLGLSVVLIAIQGALTTKSIIIVILSMVVGIIIGQLMDIDGRLNRWGNRIQSRLAGPDPESQFAEGLVTAVLITCVGAMGIVGAIQSGLYQDHATLFAKSILDFIIVLILGATYGMSPAFASLPILFYEGGIALLAQWLAPYLPEASLNELSAVGSLLIGVIGLSLFGVKDFKVSNMLPATFIPLILVPLFQYLDLY encoded by the coding sequence ATGGCAATAACGGGCGCATTGGTGAATGCTGGCTTAATTTTACTAGCTGGTGTCTTGGGGAGATTCTTTGGGCATTTTATCCAGGATGATTTGGCTAAGGCTATTAATCAGGTCTTGGGTCTGTCGGTGGTTTTGATCGCTATTCAAGGCGCCTTGACCACTAAGAGTATTATCATTGTAATTTTATCCATGGTGGTTGGGATCATTATAGGCCAGCTGATGGATATTGATGGCCGGCTTAACCGCTGGGGCAATCGGATTCAAAGTCGGCTTGCAGGTCCAGACCCTGAGTCGCAATTTGCTGAAGGATTAGTTACAGCGGTTTTGATTACTTGTGTCGGTGCCATGGGTATTGTAGGAGCCATCCAATCTGGTTTATACCAAGACCATGCCACCTTATTTGCGAAATCGATTTTAGATTTTATTATTGTACTCATCCTAGGGGCAACTTATGGGATGAGTCCAGCCTTTGCCAGTCTACCGATTCTCTTTTATGAAGGAGGCATTGCGCTTTTAGCTCAGTGGCTAGCCCCTTACTTACCGGAAGCCTCCCTCAACGAGTTATCGGCGGTTGGGTCACTTCTGATCGGGGTGATTGGCCTTAGTCTTTTTGGGGTCAAAGATTTCAAAGTCTCTAACATGTTGCCAGCTACCTTCATCCCCCTTATCCTGGTTCCGCTTTTTCAATATTTGGACTTATATTAA
- a CDS encoding dicarboxylate/amino acid:cation symporter: MTKRLEKRKIGLVPRIILAIILGIIVGRLPIVPEFVLQIFATFTTIFSDFLSFVIPFMIIGFVVQGIADLSHGAGKLLGITVLTSYISTVIGGLLAYLVASNLFPLFITSDLVDQLSQAGEGIKPLFTIPLEPFFDVTGAIIFAFMMGLGISWLRQHGRGKVLYEAFSDFGGIISQVLATIIVPLLPVYIFGNIANLAYTGTVFAILNVFWKVFICVLIMHLLYITFLFFAFGTYAGKNPIELIKNQVPGYMTALGTQSSAATIPVNVKCALKNGVSEGIANFVVPLCATIHLAGSIITITSCATTLLLIYDMPHGFLMMLGFILMLGVAMVAAPGTPGGAIMSALPFLPMIGIASQAMQQIMISLYITQDSFGTAANVSGDNAIAVFIDKIYQEKIKSNDQ, from the coding sequence ATGACCAAGCGTCTTGAAAAACGGAAAATTGGTTTGGTTCCTCGTATTATTTTAGCGATTATTTTAGGAATTATTGTGGGCCGCTTACCAATTGTTCCCGAATTTGTACTACAGATCTTTGCAACTTTCACTACGATTTTCTCTGACTTCCTCAGCTTTGTGATTCCCTTTATGATCATTGGCTTTGTGGTCCAAGGAATTGCTGACTTGAGCCACGGGGCAGGGAAATTACTAGGGATAACAGTCTTAACCTCTTATATTTCAACCGTGATTGGCGGGTTACTAGCCTATCTGGTTGCCAGCAACCTCTTCCCTCTCTTCATTACGTCCGACCTGGTTGATCAACTCAGTCAAGCCGGTGAGGGGATCAAGCCCTTATTTACCATTCCCTTAGAGCCTTTCTTTGATGTGACGGGAGCAATTATTTTTGCCTTTATGATGGGACTGGGAATTTCCTGGTTACGCCAACACGGTCGCGGGAAGGTTCTCTATGAGGCCTTCAGTGACTTTGGTGGGATCATCAGTCAAGTGCTGGCCACGATTATTGTCCCCCTCCTACCGGTTTACATTTTTGGTAATATTGCCAACTTGGCCTACACAGGAACGGTCTTTGCGATTTTAAATGTCTTTTGGAAGGTCTTTATCTGCGTGCTTATTATGCATTTACTTTACATTACTTTCCTCTTCTTTGCCTTTGGGACCTATGCCGGTAAGAATCCGATCGAACTCATCAAAAACCAAGTCCCTGGCTACATGACTGCCTTAGGAACTCAATCCTCAGCCGCCACCATTCCTGTCAATGTTAAATGCGCCTTAAAGAACGGCGTTTCTGAAGGGATCGCTAACTTTGTCGTGCCACTCTGTGCAACCATCCATTTAGCAGGATCGATTATTACCATCACTTCCTGCGCAACAACCTTATTATTGATTTATGATATGCCTCATGGCTTCTTGATGATGCTCGGCTTTATCTTAATGTTAGGGGTTGCTATGGTAGCTGCTCCAGGAACTCCTGGGGGTGCGATTATGTCTGCTCTACCTTTCCTACCCATGATTGGGATTGCCAGCCAGGCCATGCAACAAATTATGATCTCCCTATATATTACCCAAGATAGCTTTGGCACCGCTGCTAATGTGTCTGGAGACAATGCTATCGCCGTCTTTATCGATAAAATCTACCAGGAAAAAATTAAGTCCAATGACCAATAA
- a CDS encoding rhodanese-like domain-containing protein: protein MKEVTIEEFHKIVENEDDLNILDVRPRELYEEGHVPGAKHFPLSQIEDHLDELDKDKHYYAICHDGKGSKKATEILDENGFDVTNVEKGVPDYPGELEKA, encoded by the coding sequence ATGAAAGAAGTTACTATTGAAGAATTTCATAAAATTGTCGAGAATGAAGATGATCTTAACATTTTAGACGTTCGTCCCCGTGAACTCTATGAAGAAGGTCACGTGCCTGGGGCCAAACATTTTCCTCTTTCACAAATCGAAGACCATCTTGATGAACTAGACAAAGACAAACATTATTATGCGATTTGCCATGATGGTAAAGGCTCCAAAAAAGCCACTGAAATTTTAGATGAGAACGGATTTGACGTTACCAACGTTGAAAAAGGCGTTCCAGACTACCCAGGAGAGCTGGAAAAAGCTTAA
- a CDS encoding NAD-dependent epimerase/dehydratase family protein, with product MRIIVAGGDGFCGWPTALYLSKQGHDVAIVDNLVRRQYDKELNSNSITPIASLNERVDKWKELTGKDITVYQGDLNHYDFLSIVFKEFQPQAFVHYAEQRSAPYSMIDREHARYTQANNVLGNLNVLFAIHDYAPDCHLIKLGTMGEYGTPNIDIEEGWLEIEHKGRRDRMLYPKKPGSFYHLTKVHDSHNIEFACRSWGIRATDLNQGVVYGVNTQETAMDPVLYNRFDYDGIFGTVFNRFVVQTANGLPMSVYGKGGQTRGFINIEDTVRCIEIAALNPAERGEFRVFNQMTEQFSVMDMAHKVEKVAQEMGLNPVINHVDNPRVEEEEHYFNAVMTELKDLGLDPHYLTDEVTKNLLELAMENKDRAHQEVIMNSPSWK from the coding sequence ATGAGAATCATCGTAGCAGGCGGAGACGGATTTTGTGGTTGGCCTACCGCCTTATATCTATCCAAACAGGGTCATGATGTGGCAATTGTCGATAATTTAGTGCGTCGGCAATACGATAAGGAGCTCAACTCCAATTCCATCACGCCAATTGCCTCCCTCAACGAACGTGTTGACAAATGGAAAGAATTAACCGGTAAAGATATTACTGTTTACCAAGGCGACTTAAACCACTATGACTTTCTTTCCATTGTCTTTAAAGAATTTCAACCTCAAGCTTTTGTTCACTATGCAGAACAACGCTCGGCTCCTTATTCCATGATTGATCGGGAACACGCCCGCTATACCCAAGCTAATAATGTTTTAGGAAACCTCAATGTCCTCTTTGCTATCCATGACTATGCCCCAGATTGCCACCTGATTAAATTAGGCACCATGGGAGAGTATGGGACGCCAAATATCGACATCGAAGAAGGCTGGTTAGAGATTGAACATAAGGGCCGCCGTGACCGCATGCTTTATCCTAAGAAACCAGGGTCTTTCTACCATTTAACCAAGGTTCATGATTCTCATAATATCGAATTTGCTTGCCGGTCTTGGGGCATTCGGGCGACAGACTTAAACCAAGGGGTAGTTTATGGGGTCAATACCCAAGAAACCGCTATGGATCCCGTTCTATACAACCGCTTTGACTATGATGGCATCTTTGGGACGGTCTTTAACCGTTTTGTGGTCCAAACGGCCAATGGCTTACCAATGTCGGTTTATGGTAAGGGTGGTCAAACTCGGGGCTTCATTAATATTGAAGATACTGTCCGCTGTATTGAAATTGCCGCTCTTAATCCTGCTGAACGGGGGGAATTCCGGGTCTTTAACCAAATGACTGAACAATTCTCAGTCATGGATATGGCCCACAAGGTAGAAAAAGTGGCCCAAGAAATGGGCCTAAATCCTGTCATTAACCATGTGGACAACCCCCGGGTGGAAGAAGAAGAACACTATTTCAATGCGGTAATGACTGAATTGAAAGACCTAGGCTTGGACCCACACTACTTAACCGATGAAGTGACTAAGAACCTGCTGGAACTGGCCATGGAGAACAAGGACCGTGCTCACCAAGAAGTGATCATGAATTCCCCTTCCTGGAAGTAA
- a CDS encoding glycosyltransferase — MKIVIITETFLPATDGVVTRLTHAIDYMLDCGHEVVIYAPEMEDMPIQYKEALIIPFKAVWFPFYRYRPWAIPTTDIQKQLAIDEPDIVHSVNPVGFAAAGIHYAVKMDIPLVASFHTNVPQYLSYYHLDVLSPVI; from the coding sequence ATGAAGATCGTTATAATCACGGAAACCTTTTTGCCGGCAACGGATGGGGTGGTGACCCGTTTAACCCATGCCATCGACTATATGTTGGACTGTGGCCATGAGGTGGTGATTTATGCTCCCGAGATGGAGGACATGCCCATACAATATAAGGAAGCTTTGATTATCCCTTTTAAAGCAGTCTGGTTTCCCTTCTATCGTTACCGGCCTTGGGCTATTCCAACCACTGATATTCAAAAGCAGTTAGCTATTGATGAGCCGGATATTGTGCATTCGGTTAATCCCGTGGGCTTTGCGGCAGCAGGAATCCACTACGCGGTCAAGATGGACATCCCTCTGGTGGCGAGTTTCCATACCAACGTTCCCCAATATCTTTCCTATTATCATTTGGATGTGTTGTCTCCAGTCATCTGA
- a CDS encoding glycosyltransferase has product MVTSQAMYDLLEDNAIENLVILPKGVDLDQRDPKFYSDQMRERLTADPKRDKLLLFVGRVAAEKEIDSLLSWLEQRDDVNLAIVGDGPEKEALEEKFAHLPVTFTGFLHGEELSAAYASADAFIFPSVSETLGLVITEAMASGLPVIAAESAPTKEQIKHLENGLIYQQGDTDSLDQCLTLLDQEEVVENIVAKGQDYAQQFSWENASQSMVAVYESVLENRKK; this is encoded by the coding sequence ATGGTGACCAGTCAGGCCATGTATGACTTATTGGAAGATAATGCTATTGAGAACTTGGTCATTTTGCCTAAGGGAGTGGATCTTGACCAGCGTGATCCTAAATTTTATTCAGATCAGATGCGGGAACGCTTGACGGCTGACCCTAAGCGGGATAAATTATTGCTCTTTGTGGGGCGGGTTGCTGCGGAAAAGGAGATCGATAGCTTACTTTCTTGGTTAGAGCAACGTGATGATGTCAACTTAGCCATTGTAGGAGATGGCCCGGAAAAAGAAGCCTTGGAGGAAAAATTTGCCCATCTACCGGTGACTTTTACCGGTTTCTTGCATGGGGAAGAATTATCAGCAGCCTATGCCAGTGCGGATGCCTTTATCTTTCCCTCGGTTAGTGAAACCTTGGGCTTAGTGATTACTGAAGCCATGGCTTCGGGACTGCCAGTGATTGCTGCTGAATCAGCGCCTACCAAGGAACAGATTAAGCACTTAGAAAATGGGCTCATTTATCAACAAGGGGATACGGATTCCTTAGACCAATGCTTGACGCTCCTAGACCAAGAAGAGGTCGTGGAAAATATTGTGGCTAAGGGGCAAGACTACGCCCAACAGTTTTCCTGGGAAAATGCTTCCCAATCCATGGTGGCTGTCTATGAGTCTGTCTTAGAAAACAGAAAAAAGTAG
- a CDS encoding HdeD family acid-resistance protein: MKENKWEFSQLISGILWILAGLAFILWQGQALLGLNSLVAWVIGLQGIFRILAQVIFDKNDGGAKNRIFQLFVALGQVVVAFIMLSFPISSTYFLMRVIGIYQLLMGLVSFVSYCLMRLDHVPGRFKRLLFALVHLIFALASLFLPIQDHNVLFWLGLYLVFIGVTYISDARTSLPSRSQDQKIKRRFRFPVPIVFNLLEPNRLANKLNHFIRQEVEDELAFGTAYHDYMEENETGAVDSLQVLVQTSNAHLDLIGHLNIAYHGTVYSYGNHDVDSGHLFRAIGDGVLCKIDHQKSIEFELANGITIFEYDIELNQQQKEALEAKLAEIDDLLIPWAPETESQWDSFGGRLKRATNCEMFKFKSGQYKTYYVFGSNCVLFCDEIIGAIGLDQFLMVGVMTPGTYFDYFNKQYEKGSTRVINRRIYSTDLLKFTELDKLKDR; the protein is encoded by the coding sequence GTGAAAGAAAATAAATGGGAGTTCTCTCAGCTGATCTCGGGAATTCTCTGGATATTAGCCGGACTCGCCTTTATCTTATGGCAGGGACAGGCTTTATTAGGCTTGAATAGTTTGGTGGCTTGGGTCATTGGCTTACAAGGGATTTTTCGTATATTAGCCCAAGTGATCTTTGATAAAAATGATGGTGGGGCCAAGAACCGTATTTTCCAGCTCTTTGTCGCTTTAGGACAGGTTGTCGTTGCTTTTATTATGCTGTCTTTCCCCATATCCTCGACTTACTTTTTGATGCGGGTGATTGGGATTTACCAATTATTAATGGGCTTGGTGTCCTTTGTAAGTTATTGCTTAATGCGGCTCGACCATGTGCCTGGCCGCTTCAAGCGGCTCTTATTTGCCCTGGTTCATTTAATTTTTGCTTTGGCGAGTTTGTTTTTGCCTATCCAAGACCATAATGTCCTCTTCTGGTTAGGTCTTTACCTGGTCTTTATTGGTGTGACTTATATCTCTGATGCTAGGACCAGTTTGCCGAGTCGAAGTCAAGATCAGAAGATTAAGCGGCGCTTTCGTTTTCCGGTTCCCATTGTTTTTAATTTGCTGGAGCCTAATCGCTTAGCCAATAAATTAAATCACTTTATCCGCCAGGAAGTGGAGGATGAACTGGCTTTTGGGACCGCCTATCATGATTATATGGAAGAAAATGAAACAGGGGCGGTCGATAGTCTGCAGGTCCTAGTGCAAACCTCCAACGCTCACCTTGACTTAATTGGTCATTTAAATATTGCCTACCATGGGACAGTTTATTCTTATGGCAACCATGACGTTGATTCGGGGCATTTATTTCGGGCTATAGGCGATGGGGTCTTGTGTAAGATTGACCATCAAAAGAGTATTGAATTTGAATTGGCGAACGGAATTACGATTTTTGAGTATGATATTGAACTGAACCAGCAACAAAAGGAAGCCTTAGAAGCAAAATTAGCCGAAATCGATGACTTACTTATTCCTTGGGCGCCAGAAACTGAGAGTCAATGGGATTCCTTTGGCGGGCGTTTGAAGCGTGCAACCAATTGCGAGATGTTTAAGTTTAAATCTGGTCAATATAAGACCTATTATGTCTTTGGCAGCAATTGTGTCCTCTTCTGTGATGAAATTATTGGGGCCATTGGTTTAGACCAATTTCTCATGGTGGGCGTCATGACTCCGGGAACCTATTTTGACTATTTTAATAAGCAATATGAGAAAGGCTCCACTCGGGTAATTAATCGGAGAATTTATTCCACCGACTTATTGAAATTTACTGAGTTAGATAAACTGAAAGACCGATAG
- a CDS encoding NUDIX hydrolase N-terminal domain-containing protein, with product MKEADKLVEIAIELQSIAQAGLHYGRDDFDRERYQRIRDIAAEIMAEKTQLSWQKVQDLFCGDEGYQTPKVDTRAAIIQDDEILLVKERNGLWSLPGGWCEMNMSPMENTVKEAKEEAGREVKVKSVIAVQDRDKHNQPPYAYSIVKIFYLCEDLGGHYQENIETSASRYFKVDQLPELDPERTTQEQIAMCFQAYQSENWQTQFD from the coding sequence ATGAAAGAAGCAGATAAATTAGTTGAGATCGCTATAGAATTACAAAGTATAGCCCAGGCCGGCTTGCATTATGGTCGTGATGATTTCGATCGAGAACGTTACCAACGTATCCGGGATATTGCCGCTGAAATTATGGCTGAAAAGACTCAGCTTAGCTGGCAAAAAGTCCAAGACCTTTTTTGTGGGGATGAAGGTTACCAGACTCCGAAAGTGGATACCCGAGCAGCCATTATCCAAGATGATGAGATTCTTTTAGTCAAGGAACGCAATGGTTTATGGTCCTTACCTGGAGGCTGGTGTGAAATGAATATGTCTCCCATGGAAAATACGGTCAAAGAAGCTAAGGAAGAAGCTGGCCGTGAAGTGAAGGTGAAGTCGGTCATCGCTGTCCAAGATCGCGATAAACATAACCAACCGCCTTATGCTTATAGCATTGTAAAAATATTTTACCTGTGTGAAGACTTGGGCGGTCATTACCAAGAGAATATTGAAACCAGTGCCAGTCGTTACTTTAAAGTGGACCAATTGCCGGAGCTGGACCCAGAACGAACCACCCAAGAGCAAATTGCTATGTGCTTTCAAGCTTACCAAAGTGAGAACTGGCAGACCCAGTTTGATTAA